A window of the Gordonia humi genome harbors these coding sequences:
- a CDS encoding DUF5635 domain-containing protein: MYITGVDRRRELEQTVAGLLASAVDGRIRSTKETQSVDFKEEAGRRSGRGEIDPGLSKNPAAAVALGDEVACMANSPGGGALVYGVEDGTGEIIGTELDVDWLRDTIFAKVGVAPDIQIETVEGHRLLAVYVAEAREPVEDTGGRIRWRVGDACSPVDRSEWWEHRERASHADPMAAPSHRTMDDVRAGAMEVIRSYPGTGDGTDEELLRRLGALRSDGALTQAGALLVAPMDRIIIEFTEFDVPGGSVTNRAAPRAETSLLEQLAETERVVAAVNTSITIERGIRHEALRRIPELSVREALLNGVVHRDWNRSEPTEVRWFEADSMLVVSSPGGFPGEVTASNILSNREARYPALADLFRALGLVDKQGVGVDRMYREMITIGHRPPEIVEAAGTRVECTLVGGRPVYPVMECVRAITPAERQKDYRIAIILYELMHASFVTTARVQQALQSSAEAARVAIEAARQSTVESEALIVKHKKAWLLGGSARRRLASAYDGDSAFPIVSYLTTDIGNQSAAALDWVDTFSAITTGDLQALTGTARGTAKRTLDALVDDDQLATAGSGRSSRYERP, translated from the coding sequence GTGTACATCACCGGTGTCGACCGTCGACGTGAACTGGAGCAGACCGTCGCCGGGCTGCTCGCGTCGGCCGTCGACGGTCGCATTCGCTCGACGAAGGAGACTCAGTCGGTCGACTTCAAGGAGGAGGCCGGACGGCGCAGTGGGCGGGGAGAGATCGATCCGGGGCTGTCGAAGAATCCCGCCGCTGCGGTTGCGCTCGGCGACGAGGTCGCATGCATGGCCAACTCGCCGGGCGGCGGTGCTCTGGTCTACGGCGTTGAGGACGGGACTGGGGAGATCATTGGGACCGAGCTCGACGTCGACTGGCTGAGGGACACGATCTTCGCGAAAGTCGGTGTGGCGCCGGATATCCAGATCGAGACAGTAGAGGGGCACCGCCTGCTGGCGGTGTACGTGGCCGAGGCGCGTGAACCAGTAGAGGACACCGGCGGTCGTATTCGCTGGCGTGTCGGGGACGCTTGTTCGCCGGTCGATCGATCGGAGTGGTGGGAGCACAGGGAGCGAGCATCGCACGCGGACCCGATGGCTGCACCGTCCCATCGAACGATGGACGATGTTCGGGCCGGCGCGATGGAGGTGATTCGAAGTTATCCGGGCACCGGCGACGGGACCGATGAGGAACTTCTTCGCCGACTCGGTGCACTGCGGTCGGACGGAGCGCTGACCCAGGCGGGAGCATTGCTGGTCGCCCCGATGGACCGAATCATCATCGAGTTCACCGAGTTCGACGTTCCGGGAGGATCGGTGACGAACCGTGCCGCCCCGCGGGCCGAGACTTCACTTCTCGAGCAGCTGGCCGAGACGGAGAGAGTGGTCGCGGCAGTCAATACGTCGATTACGATCGAGCGGGGCATCCGGCATGAGGCGTTGCGCCGTATTCCGGAGCTGTCGGTACGTGAGGCGCTGCTCAATGGCGTGGTGCACCGTGATTGGAATCGATCGGAGCCCACGGAAGTCCGTTGGTTCGAGGCCGACAGTATGCTTGTCGTCTCGAGCCCAGGAGGCTTTCCCGGAGAGGTCACGGCTTCGAACATCTTGAGTAATCGTGAGGCGCGGTACCCGGCGCTCGCAGATCTGTTCCGTGCCCTCGGGCTCGTGGACAAACAAGGCGTAGGTGTCGACCGAATGTATCGCGAGATGATCACCATCGGGCACCGTCCGCCGGAGATCGTCGAGGCCGCTGGCACGCGTGTGGAGTGCACTCTGGTCGGCGGGCGTCCCGTCTATCCGGTGATGGAATGTGTCCGGGCCATCACTCCTGCGGAGCGGCAGAAGGACTACCGCATCGCGATCATCCTGTACGAGCTGATGCATGCGTCGTTCGTCACGACGGCTCGCGTGCAGCAAGCGCTTCAGTCGTCCGCAGAGGCTGCGCGGGTGGCGATCGAGGCAGCACGGCAGTCGACCGTCGAGTCGGAGGCGCTGATCGTCAAACACAAGAAGGCATGGCTTCTAGGTGGCTCTGCTCGTCGGCGGCTGGCCTCCGCGTACGACGGAGACAGCGCGTTTCCGATCGTCTCCTATCTGACGACGGACATTGGAAACCAGTCCGCGGCGGCCTTGGACTGGGTCGACACCTTCAGCGCTATTACGACCGGTGATCTGCAGGCGCTGACCGGAACAGCGCGGGGCACCGCCAAACGCACCTTGGATGCGCTCGTCGACGACGATCAGCTGGCCACCGCTGGATCCGGCCGATCGAGCCGTTACGAGCGACCGTAG
- a CDS encoding DUF2804 family protein gives MTTATFPPAATAPPAALVTDGRYAFGTYDGPIARINPLDAAGSGLLSGARRIARDFGLKEWEAFQLGDDDHFVLGAVYNAKSLGLLQVLVVDKHAATIARFETRLPSPMLSVARGLSGTSSHGDFAGLRIAIGNEIDDGLVTVDAVRDARGDAPSMALHATGVCDDDEAAHLVIVHPFSDTDALYSHKAMMPMHGSLVIDDERIGFDDDRGFLILDDHHGDYPRPMRYDWITAARRGDTGVVEGFNLTDNQIRDPATYNENAIWMGDTLHRLPPVTFTRPDGPWGPWHARDDQGAVDVTFTPTVRSTMHVGPMKALAEYYAPYGWFSGVIHGRDATLSVDGMFGVGEQKRITI, from the coding sequence ATGACCACCGCGACGTTCCCCCCGGCGGCCACCGCGCCGCCCGCAGCCCTGGTCACTGACGGCCGCTACGCCTTCGGTACCTACGACGGCCCGATTGCGAGGATCAACCCGCTCGACGCCGCGGGATCCGGACTGCTGTCGGGCGCACGTCGCATCGCCCGCGACTTCGGTCTCAAGGAGTGGGAGGCGTTCCAACTCGGCGACGACGATCACTTCGTCCTCGGCGCCGTCTACAACGCGAAGTCGCTCGGGCTGCTGCAGGTCCTCGTCGTCGACAAGCACGCGGCGACCATCGCGCGCTTCGAGACCAGGCTGCCGTCGCCGATGCTGTCGGTGGCGCGCGGCCTGAGCGGCACCTCGTCGCACGGCGACTTCGCCGGACTGCGGATCGCCATCGGCAACGAGATCGACGACGGTCTGGTGACCGTCGACGCCGTGCGCGACGCTCGGGGCGACGCGCCGTCCATGGCCCTGCACGCGACCGGAGTCTGCGATGACGACGAGGCGGCGCACCTGGTGATCGTGCATCCGTTCTCGGACACCGATGCGCTGTACTCGCACAAGGCGATGATGCCGATGCACGGCTCACTGGTGATCGACGACGAGCGGATCGGCTTCGACGACGACCGCGGCTTCCTCATACTGGACGACCACCACGGCGACTATCCGCGCCCCATGCGCTACGACTGGATCACCGCGGCACGACGCGGCGACACGGGCGTCGTCGAAGGATTCAACCTCACCGACAACCAGATCCGGGATCCGGCCACGTACAACGAGAACGCGATCTGGATGGGCGACACGCTGCACCGACTGCCGCCGGTGACCTTCACCCGACCCGACGGACCGTGGGGACCGTGGCACGCCCGCGACGATCAGGGCGCCGTCGACGTGACGTTCACCCCGACGGTCCGCTCCACGATGCACGTCGGTCCCATGAAGGCCCTCGCGGAGTACTACGCGCCGTACGGCTGGTTCTCCGGCGTCATCCACGGCCGCGATGCGACGCTGTCGGTCGACGGAATGTTCGGCGTCGGGGAGCAGAAGCGCATCACGATCTAG
- a CDS encoding NAD-dependent malic enzyme, which yields MEEQLMPQRPPVSTDPLRNRGTAFTVEERANLGLVGRLPSAVETLDQQAERCYRQISSYSTDLQKYTYLDQLHDRNEVLYYKVIVDHLAEMLPIVYDPTIGDAIKQWSNDYRDSRAVYLSIDRPDDVRESFTGLGLGPDDVDLIVVSDAQEILGIGDWGVNGTDISIGKLAVYTAAAGIDPSRVVAVNLDVGTDNEMLLNSPEYLGNRHARITGQRYDDFIDLYLRTASELFPNALLHFEDFGPSNARRILEDNRDSYRIFNDDMQGTGAIVMSAVFSGLKVTKQTFAEQRLLVFGAGTAGTGMADQISAAMIRDGLTAEEAKARVWLVDVNGLVTDDMADLPNYQAAYARPAAEVADWARTDGVIDLLTVVTEVKPTVLIGTSTMHNGFPQAVVEALAAGVERPILLPLSNPTERIEVMPADAVPWTDGRALIATGIPVDPVNYNGVDFHIGQANNALLYPGLGLGTIVSGAARVTDGMLLAAAKAVADQVDPTGLGASLLPDVDNLRASSATVALAVAKQAIEEGVATKSHDNLVQAVEDAMWQPIYSGNPE from the coding sequence ATGGAGGAGCAACTCATGCCGCAAAGGCCCCCTGTCAGTACCGATCCGCTGCGCAACCGTGGTACTGCGTTCACCGTCGAGGAGCGTGCGAATCTCGGCCTGGTCGGGCGACTGCCCTCCGCCGTGGAGACTCTCGACCAGCAGGCCGAGCGGTGCTACCGACAGATCAGCAGCTACTCCACCGACCTGCAGAAATACACGTATCTCGACCAGCTGCACGACCGCAACGAGGTTCTCTACTACAAGGTGATCGTCGATCACCTCGCCGAGATGCTGCCCATTGTGTACGACCCCACGATCGGCGACGCGATCAAGCAGTGGAGCAACGACTACCGGGATTCGCGGGCGGTCTACCTGTCCATCGACCGGCCCGACGATGTGCGTGAGTCGTTCACCGGTCTGGGCCTCGGCCCCGACGACGTCGACCTGATCGTCGTATCCGACGCCCAGGAGATCCTCGGCATCGGTGACTGGGGCGTCAACGGAACCGATATCTCGATCGGCAAGCTCGCCGTGTACACGGCGGCCGCGGGTATCGACCCGTCTCGTGTGGTCGCGGTGAACCTCGACGTCGGCACCGACAACGAGATGCTGCTGAACAGCCCCGAGTACCTCGGCAACCGCCACGCCCGCATCACGGGACAGCGCTACGACGACTTCATCGACCTCTACCTGCGCACCGCGTCGGAGTTGTTCCCGAACGCGCTCCTCCACTTCGAGGACTTCGGACCGAGCAACGCCCGCCGAATCCTCGAGGACAACCGGGACTCGTACCGGATCTTCAACGACGACATGCAGGGCACCGGCGCGATCGTCATGTCGGCGGTGTTCTCCGGTCTCAAAGTCACCAAGCAGACTTTCGCCGAACAGCGTCTCCTGGTGTTCGGTGCGGGCACCGCGGGCACCGGCATGGCCGACCAGATCAGTGCCGCGATGATCCGAGACGGGCTGACCGCCGAGGAGGCCAAGGCGCGCGTGTGGCTCGTCGACGTCAACGGTCTGGTGACCGACGACATGGCCGATCTGCCGAATTACCAGGCCGCATACGCGCGCCCGGCCGCCGAGGTCGCCGACTGGGCGCGCACCGACGGTGTCATCGACCTGCTCACCGTTGTCACCGAGGTGAAGCCGACCGTCCTCATCGGCACGTCGACGATGCACAACGGCTTCCCGCAGGCGGTGGTCGAAGCACTCGCCGCCGGGGTCGAGCGGCCGATCCTGTTGCCGTTGTCGAATCCGACCGAGCGCATCGAGGTGATGCCGGCCGACGCGGTCCCGTGGACCGACGGCCGCGCACTGATCGCCACCGGCATCCCGGTGGATCCGGTGAACTACAACGGGGTGGACTTCCACATCGGTCAGGCGAACAACGCGCTGCTGTACCCCGGACTCGGTCTGGGCACCATCGTCTCCGGCGCCGCCCGCGTCACCGACGGGATGCTTCTCGCCGCCGCGAAGGCCGTCGCCGACCAGGTCGATCCGACCGGTCTCGGGGCATCACTGCTGCCCGACGTCGACAATCTGCGGGCGTCGTCGGCGACCGTGGCTCTCGCCGTCGCCAAGCAGGCGATCGAGGAGGGCGTGGCCACCAAGAGCCACGACAACCTCGTGCAGGCCGTGGAGGACGCGATGTGGCAGCCGATCTACTCGGGGAACCCCGAATGA
- the fumC gene encoding class II fumarate hydratase, protein MSDDTAPEVRDLPIGIDAAGTRHETDSMGGIDVPADKYWGAQTQRSLQHFSIGNDKMPVEVYRAYGYVKKAAARVNGAAGRLPAWKADLIEKVAAEVIDGDLDEHFPLYVWQTGSGTQSNMNVNEVISNRAIQLVGGTLGSKDPVHPNDHVNMGQSSNDSFPTAMHIAVVKEFSERLLPAIEALQAAFAANSAKWSDVVKIGRTHLQDATPLTVGQEWSGYARQIEQGIERLKSCMEGLYELALGGTAVGTGLNAPEGFDVEAAAAIAELTGFPFVTAENKFAAQGGLDAMVGASAGLRALAVPLMKIANDIRWLASGPRCGFGELTLPANEPGSSIMPGKVNPTQCEAMVMVCIQVLSEDSCVAFAGSQGNFELNAMRPIIINNVLHSARILGDAAVKLREYCIEGTELHEERIAELLDQSLMLVTALSPVIGYDKASAIAHKANNEGSTLREAALATGYIDAATFDDVVDPHKMIGR, encoded by the coding sequence ATGAGCGACGACACGGCACCGGAGGTACGCGATCTGCCGATCGGTATCGACGCCGCGGGAACGCGCCACGAGACCGACTCGATGGGCGGCATCGACGTGCCCGCCGACAAGTACTGGGGCGCGCAGACGCAGCGTTCGCTGCAGCACTTCTCGATCGGTAACGACAAGATGCCGGTCGAGGTCTACCGCGCCTACGGCTACGTCAAGAAGGCCGCCGCCCGGGTGAACGGTGCGGCGGGCCGCCTGCCCGCATGGAAGGCCGACCTGATCGAGAAGGTCGCCGCCGAGGTGATCGACGGGGATCTCGACGAGCACTTCCCGCTGTACGTCTGGCAGACCGGGTCGGGCACGCAGTCGAACATGAACGTCAACGAGGTGATCAGCAACCGCGCGATCCAACTCGTCGGCGGGACGTTGGGCTCGAAGGATCCGGTTCACCCGAACGATCATGTGAACATGGGTCAGTCGTCGAACGACTCCTTCCCCACCGCGATGCACATCGCGGTGGTCAAGGAGTTCAGCGAGCGGCTGCTTCCGGCGATCGAGGCGCTACAGGCCGCTTTCGCTGCGAACTCCGCCAAATGGAGCGACGTGGTTAAGATCGGCCGCACCCACCTGCAGGACGCCACCCCGCTGACTGTCGGCCAGGAGTGGTCGGGCTACGCGCGACAGATCGAGCAGGGCATCGAGCGGCTGAAGAGCTGTATGGAGGGCCTGTACGAGCTCGCGTTGGGTGGCACCGCGGTCGGGACGGGGCTGAACGCACCGGAAGGCTTCGACGTCGAGGCGGCCGCCGCGATCGCCGAGCTCACCGGCTTCCCGTTCGTCACCGCCGAGAACAAGTTCGCGGCCCAGGGCGGACTGGACGCGATGGTCGGGGCGAGTGCGGGTCTTCGCGCGCTGGCCGTGCCGCTGATGAAGATCGCCAACGACATCCGCTGGCTGGCGTCCGGACCCAGGTGCGGCTTCGGCGAGCTGACCCTCCCGGCGAACGAACCGGGCAGCTCGATCATGCCGGGCAAGGTCAATCCGACCCAGTGCGAAGCGATGGTGATGGTCTGCATCCAGGTGCTGAGCGAGGACTCCTGCGTGGCCTTCGCCGGTTCGCAGGGCAACTTCGAGCTCAACGCCATGCGGCCGATCATCATCAACAACGTCCTGCACTCGGCGCGCATCCTCGGCGATGCGGCCGTGAAGCTGCGCGAGTACTGCATCGAAGGAACCGAACTGCACGAGGAGCGGATCGCCGAACTGCTCGACCAGTCGCTGATGCTCGTCACCGCGTTGTCGCCGGTCATCGGATACGACAAGGCGTCGGCGATCGCCCACAAGGCGAACAACGAGGGCTCGACGCTGCGCGAAGCGGCACTGGCGACGGGATACATCGACGCGGCCACGTTCGACGACGTCGTCGACCCGCACAAGATGATCGGTCGGTAG
- a CDS encoding YoaK family protein, which yields MTTVADTKRSDVWLGCCLLGLAGMVDAVAFIVLKGTFVAFMSGNTTIAAASLAGGDWHFVWLTVLLLTLFVSGVVCGAAISRWGGDAAHRTAMVLITAVTAAGAAVANTVSETAGVIVIAFAAGLVNAVLASNTDVHVGLTFVTGTLVKASHQLVDGIGTVHPWAWLKTFGYWAVFAVGAAAGGLVYAWWHAVALIIAAVVAAVACVLPHRR from the coding sequence ATGACGACGGTCGCCGACACGAAGAGGTCGGACGTCTGGCTGGGATGTTGCCTGCTCGGCCTGGCGGGCATGGTCGACGCAGTGGCGTTCATCGTTCTGAAGGGGACGTTCGTCGCGTTCATGTCGGGCAACACGACGATCGCCGCGGCGTCGTTGGCGGGCGGCGACTGGCACTTCGTCTGGCTCACGGTTCTCCTGCTGACGCTCTTCGTCAGCGGTGTGGTCTGCGGCGCGGCGATCAGTCGGTGGGGCGGGGACGCCGCCCATCGGACGGCCATGGTCCTGATCACCGCGGTGACGGCGGCCGGCGCCGCGGTGGCCAACACGGTCTCGGAGACGGCGGGTGTCATCGTGATCGCGTTCGCGGCAGGCCTGGTCAACGCGGTGCTGGCGTCGAACACCGACGTGCACGTGGGATTGACCTTCGTGACCGGCACCCTGGTCAAAGCCTCCCATCAGCTCGTCGACGGGATCGGGACGGTCCATCCGTGGGCGTGGCTCAAGACGTTCGGGTACTGGGCGGTGTTCGCGGTCGGTGCGGCGGCGGGTGGTCTGGTCTATGCGTGGTGGCACGCGGTCGCGCTGATCATCGCCGCCGTCGTCGCAGCGGTCGCCTGTGTGCTTCCCCATCGGCGATAG
- a CDS encoding FUSC family protein: MLSLPANPVRALAGSDPGRVRLTNAIAIASAVLLSTGSAIGITRLMHASTEYVTVGSFLAMIGGLSVKDATAHKRLATAALLALPALAMLSATALLDQWRYVEIALLVAVCTAATWVRRYGPRATAIGMVAFIAGFFGLIIRPSVDDLGVLALIVVATTACNVLVRLILLHGFPRHELRVLMREFRGACDTGLSAAEKGSSPALQKALDRISGVSVAVHGWQEGYDTRDCTGLDEAELSRLVFDARTDTVQACLQIAARPPTERHRDLVDALHRTVRSDGRGAPADALADAQSALADDPTFVRTVLAKAVLSQSTLQRALTDPTWTPDPEPDTAPAPAAPMSTPPSVPTPHRHFWDSWAPTTRMAVQVAIATTLATLVGELISASRWYWAVLTAFLVFVGTTTRGAILTRAYRRVLGTALGVVVGFGIAWFADGLDYTLAISCVICVFFIVYLGPLNYAFMAFFVTVLIASMYGLLGVLNRQVLEWRIEETAAGAAIGVVAAFVIFSTSSRPALESKLRGYFDSLDTLLARSGRAMTGAGRADDVVAAANALGIAHDDLRSFVALMEMSLADRDNRRLRRKATTLIRNAGTQAERLAEVAVRLNRSGDVFTGADAATIDACVAALRTQTAAACETLVAADTSDTEADTTALDGVNGIDVDGMSLRFGAVLAMSEMSASLQQLGRIRESAWPIADGEAHRRPLRRRRR, translated from the coding sequence ATGCTGTCGTTACCGGCGAATCCCGTGCGGGCCCTGGCGGGATCGGATCCCGGGCGGGTACGCCTGACCAATGCGATCGCGATCGCCTCCGCCGTCCTCCTCTCGACCGGCTCGGCGATCGGGATCACTCGCCTGATGCACGCGTCCACCGAGTACGTGACCGTCGGATCGTTCCTGGCGATGATCGGCGGTCTCAGCGTCAAAGACGCGACCGCGCACAAACGACTGGCGACCGCCGCCCTGCTCGCACTGCCCGCCCTCGCGATGCTCTCCGCCACCGCCCTGCTCGATCAGTGGCGGTATGTGGAGATCGCCCTCCTCGTGGCGGTCTGCACCGCCGCTACATGGGTACGCCGCTACGGTCCACGCGCGACGGCGATCGGCATGGTCGCGTTCATCGCGGGCTTCTTCGGGCTGATCATCCGCCCGAGCGTCGACGACCTGGGCGTCCTCGCACTGATCGTCGTCGCGACGACCGCGTGCAACGTCCTGGTCCGGCTGATCCTGCTGCACGGTTTCCCGCGACACGAGCTGCGTGTGCTGATGCGGGAGTTCCGCGGTGCCTGCGACACCGGGCTGTCGGCCGCGGAGAAGGGATCGTCGCCCGCGCTGCAGAAGGCGCTCGACCGCATCAGCGGCGTCTCCGTCGCGGTCCACGGCTGGCAGGAAGGGTACGACACGCGCGACTGCACCGGCCTCGACGAAGCCGAACTGTCCCGGCTGGTCTTCGACGCGCGCACCGACACCGTGCAGGCGTGCCTGCAGATCGCCGCCCGCCCCCCGACGGAACGACACCGCGACCTGGTCGACGCCCTGCACCGGACGGTGCGCTCGGATGGTCGCGGCGCACCCGCCGACGCCCTCGCCGACGCCCAGTCCGCTCTCGCCGACGACCCGACGTTCGTGCGGACGGTGCTCGCCAAGGCGGTCCTCTCGCAGTCGACACTGCAACGTGCGCTCACCGACCCGACCTGGACCCCTGATCCGGAACCGGACACCGCCCCGGCGCCCGCCGCGCCGATGTCCACTCCGCCGTCCGTGCCGACGCCGCACCGTCACTTCTGGGACTCGTGGGCGCCCACCACCCGGATGGCGGTGCAGGTCGCCATCGCGACGACGCTCGCCACCCTCGTCGGCGAACTGATCTCCGCGAGCCGCTGGTACTGGGCCGTCCTGACCGCGTTCCTGGTCTTCGTCGGCACCACGACCCGCGGCGCCATCCTCACTCGCGCGTACCGTCGCGTCCTCGGCACCGCGCTGGGCGTGGTCGTCGGATTCGGCATCGCCTGGTTCGCCGACGGACTGGACTACACGCTCGCGATCTCGTGCGTGATCTGCGTCTTCTTCATCGTCTACCTCGGACCCCTGAACTACGCGTTCATGGCGTTCTTCGTGACGGTGCTGATCGCGTCCATGTACGGCCTCCTCGGCGTCCTGAACCGCCAGGTCCTCGAATGGCGCATTGAGGAGACCGCGGCGGGCGCCGCGATCGGCGTCGTGGCCGCGTTCGTGATCTTCTCGACGAGTTCGCGCCCCGCTCTGGAGTCCAAGCTCCGCGGATACTTCGATTCGCTCGACACGCTGCTCGCCCGGTCCGGTCGGGCGATGACCGGAGCCGGTCGGGCCGACGATGTGGTGGCCGCGGCGAACGCCCTCGGCATCGCGCACGACGACCTGAGATCGTTCGTCGCACTGATGGAGATGTCGCTCGCCGATCGAGACAACCGTCGACTGCGACGCAAGGCGACGACGTTGATCCGGAACGCGGGCACACAGGCGGAGCGCCTCGCGGAGGTCGCCGTGCGCCTCAACCGCTCCGGAGACGTGTTCACCGGAGCCGACGCCGCCACGATCGACGCCTGTGTCGCCGCACTCCGGACGCAGACTGCCGCGGCGTGCGAGACACTCGTCGCCGCCGACACGTCGGACACCGAGGCCGACACGACGGCACTCGACGGCGTCAACGGCATCGACGTCGACGGCATGTCGCTGCGGTTCGGCGCGGTGCTGGCGATGTCGGAGATGAGCGCCTCCCTGCAGCAGCTCGGTCGCATCCGCGAGAGTGCGTGGCCTATCGCCGATGGGGAAGCACACAGGCGACCGCTGCGACGACGGCGGCGATGA
- a CDS encoding acyl-CoA dehydrogenase family protein yields MAINLELPEKLNSTVERARLAAEHVFRPVSRKYDKAEHEYPTELDELGRIAKQARGGDKTADSDDADAETVNGANLRSVLNARELSWGDVGLMLSIPYQGLGNAAIAAVANEEQLERFADVWAAMAITEPGFGSDSAAVSTTAVLDGDDYVINGEKIFVTAGSRADHVVVWATLDRSVGRAAIKSFVVPMSTDGVTVARLEHKLGIKSSDTAVVRFEDVRVPAENLLGSPEINVQKGFGGVMQTFDNTRPVVAAMAVGLGRAALEEVRRMLEEAGHDIDYDRPVAAQHAAVAEYIRLESDWEASWMLTLRAAWMADNKQPNSTEASMSKAKAGRTVTDLTNKAVEIGATAGFSETQMLEKWARDSKILDIFEGTQQIQQLIIARRVLGKSSSDLK; encoded by the coding sequence ATGGCTATCAACCTTGAGCTCCCGGAGAAGCTGAACTCCACGGTCGAGCGCGCCCGTCTCGCTGCCGAGCACGTCTTCCGCCCCGTCTCGCGCAAGTACGACAAGGCCGAGCACGAGTACCCGACCGAACTCGACGAGCTCGGCAGGATCGCCAAGCAGGCCCGCGGCGGCGACAAGACGGCCGACTCCGATGACGCGGACGCGGAGACCGTCAACGGTGCGAATCTCCGGTCGGTGCTCAACGCGCGCGAACTCAGTTGGGGCGACGTCGGATTGATGCTGTCGATCCCCTACCAGGGCCTCGGGAACGCGGCGATCGCCGCGGTGGCCAATGAGGAGCAGCTCGAACGCTTCGCCGACGTGTGGGCCGCGATGGCGATCACCGAACCGGGCTTCGGCTCCGACTCGGCCGCCGTCTCGACCACCGCGGTGCTCGACGGCGACGACTACGTCATCAACGGCGAGAAGATCTTCGTGACGGCGGGCTCGCGTGCCGATCACGTCGTCGTATGGGCGACGCTGGACAGGTCGGTGGGCCGTGCGGCGATCAAGAGCTTCGTCGTGCCGATGTCGACCGACGGTGTGACCGTGGCACGACTCGAGCACAAGCTCGGCATCAAATCGTCCGACACCGCCGTCGTCCGATTCGAAGATGTGCGCGTTCCGGCGGAGAACCTCCTCGGTTCACCGGAGATCAATGTGCAGAAGGGTTTCGGCGGCGTCATGCAGACGTTCGACAACACCCGCCCCGTCGTCGCGGCGATGGCCGTGGGTCTCGGTCGGGCCGCGCTCGAAGAAGTGCGTCGCATGCTCGAGGAGGCGGGCCACGACATCGACTACGACCGCCCCGTCGCGGCACAGCATGCGGCCGTCGCCGAGTACATCCGCCTCGAGTCCGACTGGGAGGCGTCGTGGATGCTGACCCTGCGTGCGGCGTGGATGGCCGATAACAAGCAGCCGAACTCGACCGAGGCGTCGATGTCGAAGGCCAAGGCCGGGCGCACGGTCACCGATCTGACGAACAAGGCCGTCGAGATCGGTGCGACGGCCGGCTTCTCCGAGACGCAGATGCTCGAGAAGTGGGCGCGCGACTCCAAGATCCTGGACATCTTCGAGGGCACTCAGCAGATTCAGCAGCTGATCATCGCTCGTCGCGTGCTCGGGAAGAGCAGTTCCGACCTGAAGTGA
- a CDS encoding YnfA family protein, with protein sequence MVLRSLLLFALAAVAEIGGAWLVWQGVREHRGWLWIGAGVIALGAYGFVATLQPDSEFGRILAAYGGVFVAGSLLWGMVADGYRPDRWDVIGALICLAGVAVIMYVPRT encoded by the coding sequence ATGGTGCTCCGATCCCTGCTTCTGTTCGCCCTGGCCGCCGTCGCCGAGATCGGCGGCGCCTGGCTCGTCTGGCAGGGTGTGCGCGAGCACCGCGGCTGGCTGTGGATCGGCGCGGGCGTCATCGCGTTGGGCGCGTACGGATTCGTCGCCACCCTGCAGCCGGACTCGGAGTTCGGACGGATCCTGGCCGCGTACGGCGGCGTGTTCGTCGCCGGTTCGCTCCTGTGGGGCATGGTCGCAGACGGCTACCGGCCAGACCGATGGGACGTGATAGGCGCCCTCATCTGTCTGGCCGGGGTAGCGGTGATCATGTACGTGCCGCGCACGTGA
- a CDS encoding nuclear transport factor 2 family protein, with the protein MTAEQHEATLPQKIAAVVDAYIDALNNGSADDIADLYAAGATVEDPIGAPLRTTRAELVEFYGIITGMPHRDATLAWSKIAGDTAVFEFTLVTGTDDGKFSITPVDVMVFDDDGKIASMRAVWDPADLTQV; encoded by the coding sequence ATGACCGCTGAGCAGCACGAAGCAACCCTGCCGCAGAAGATCGCCGCCGTCGTCGACGCTTATATCGATGCGCTGAACAACGGGTCCGCCGACGACATCGCCGACCTCTACGCTGCCGGCGCGACCGTCGAAGACCCGATCGGTGCGCCGCTGCGCACCACCCGCGCCGAACTCGTGGAGTTCTACGGGATCATCACCGGTATGCCGCATCGCGATGCGACGCTCGCGTGGAGCAAGATCGCCGGCGACACCGCGGTCTTCGAATTCACCCTGGTCACCGGCACCGACGACGGCAAGTTCTCCATCACACCCGTCGACGTCATGGTCTTCGACGACGACGGGAAGATCGCGTCGATGCGGGCTGTCTGGGATCCGGCGGATCTGACGCAGGTCTGA